One Dictyoglomus thermophilum H-6-12 DNA window includes the following coding sequences:
- the mutL gene encoding DNA mismatch repair endonuclease MutL — translation MGKVVLLPEELRNKIAAGEVVERPVSVVKELVENSIDAGATRIIVEFANGGETLISVIDDGEGMTREDAILALNRFATSKIKTEEDLYNIKTLGFRGEALASIASVSKMELRSKTELEDGVFIKVEGGVIKEVNLWQGSKGTVIKVSDLFYNVPARKKFLKSKATETNLIIDFVKRIAIAYPQISFQLIQDGKSKFITPGDGDLENLISLLFDIRVQESLISFQKREGDYCIEGFVSKPGKLIALKSQDYFYVNRRWVRNNTILQAIREGYKGRILDGYFPFSIIFLTVPYSEVDVNVHPTKREVKFQKEKEVYEFVFRSIREALDEEEKKFFINMKAPETESKEYKSDSQITLDREILSLPLEFKPYKSEKKLSEAVSEYIPLRSGFRIVGQIFDNYIILETKDKVYIIDQHAAHERIKYEELKEELNLGYIQNVEILFPVVIEVSEEEKILLDKYKDLLERFAFSWEDFGPYHIRIVKVPYEFLNFDSKSIENLFREIISDISEKDLSKLEDKIIKSMACHSAVRSGNILIREEMEMLIKLIFEKNIPLTCPHGRPYIWEISREDLERYFHRR, via the coding sequence ATGGGAAAGGTAGTCTTATTACCTGAAGAACTGAGAAACAAAATAGCTGCTGGAGAAGTAGTAGAAAGGCCTGTATCAGTGGTAAAGGAGCTGGTTGAGAATTCCATTGATGCAGGAGCTACTAGGATTATTGTTGAATTTGCAAACGGTGGTGAAACCCTAATATCAGTGATAGATGATGGAGAGGGAATGACAAGAGAAGATGCTATCCTTGCTCTGAATAGATTTGCTACTAGTAAGATAAAAACCGAAGAAGATCTGTATAACATCAAAACCCTTGGTTTTAGAGGAGAAGCCCTCGCTAGTATAGCAAGTGTTTCCAAAATGGAGTTAAGGTCAAAAACAGAATTAGAGGATGGTGTCTTTATAAAAGTTGAGGGAGGAGTAATTAAAGAAGTTAATCTTTGGCAAGGTTCTAAAGGGACTGTTATTAAAGTCTCTGATCTCTTTTATAATGTGCCTGCAAGAAAAAAGTTTTTGAAGAGTAAGGCTACAGAAACAAACTTAATCATTGATTTTGTAAAGAGAATTGCAATAGCTTATCCTCAAATATCTTTCCAGCTTATTCAGGATGGTAAAAGCAAGTTTATAACTCCAGGAGATGGTGATCTAGAAAATTTGATTTCTCTACTTTTTGATATAAGGGTGCAAGAGAGCTTAATATCTTTTCAAAAACGAGAGGGTGATTACTGTATAGAGGGTTTTGTAAGTAAGCCTGGAAAGCTCATTGCATTAAAATCTCAGGATTATTTTTATGTAAACCGAAGATGGGTAAGAAATAATACTATTCTTCAGGCTATAAGAGAAGGGTATAAAGGTAGAATTCTCGATGGATATTTTCCTTTTTCTATAATTTTCTTGACTGTTCCATACAGCGAAGTAGATGTTAATGTGCATCCCACAAAGAGAGAGGTTAAGTTTCAAAAGGAGAAAGAAGTATACGAGTTTGTATTTAGGAGTATAAGAGAAGCTTTGGACGAAGAGGAAAAGAAATTCTTCATCAATATGAAAGCGCCAGAAACAGAAAGTAAGGAATACAAAAGTGATTCTCAAATAACATTAGATAGAGAAATCCTTTCTTTACCCCTTGAATTTAAACCTTACAAATCGGAAAAAAAATTATCAGAGGCAGTAAGCGAATATATTCCTTTAAGATCAGGTTTTCGAATAGTAGGACAAATATTTGATAATTATATAATCTTAGAAACAAAAGATAAGGTTTATATAATAGACCAGCATGCAGCTCATGAGAGAATAAAATATGAAGAGTTGAAAGAAGAATTGAATTTAGGATATATTCAAAATGTAGAGATCCTTTTCCCTGTAGTTATTGAGGTTTCAGAAGAAGAGAAAATCCTATTAGATAAATATAAAGATTTGTTAGAGAGATTTGCCTTTTCTTGGGAAGATTTTGGACCATATCATATAAGGATTGTCAAGGTTCCATATGAATTTTTAAATTTTGATTCAAAATCAATTGAAAATCTTTTTCGTGAAATAATATCAGATATAAGTGAAAAAGATCTCTCAAAATTAGAAGATAAGATAATCAAAAGTATGGCATGTCATAGTGCTGTAAGAAGTGGTAATATCCTCATTAGAGAGGAGATGGAGATGCTTATAAAATTAATCTTTGAGAAAAATATCCCTTTAACCTGTCCTCACGGAAGACCCTACATATGGGAAATTAGTAGAGAGGATTTAGAGAGGTATTTTCACAGGAGATGA
- the miaA gene encoding tRNA (adenosine(37)-N6)-dimethylallyltransferase MiaA codes for MKIPLAVILGPTGTGKTDLSLELAKYLPVEIVSVDSMQVYQGMDIGTAKPSLEDRKRAPHHLIDIVPPDYFFTVAEFKERALKAIDEIYERGHYPLLVGGTPLYYKVLFGEFSIPHVPPDLEFRKKMREIAEREGEYKLYEELKKVDPKTASKVHPRDLKRIIRALEVYHKVGKPISEIAGEKKEDRFFVSKIGLYMPRELHYKILEQRVDKMIEKGLIDEVRNLYLKGIDERFVSMQGIGYKELLKYLKGELTLEESIDLIKKRTKEFVKRQYTWFKKYKDIHWFDVSQYSLSQLAKLVYNTIINDWESQGYRYQDQEGVDKVND; via the coding sequence ATGAAGATACCCTTAGCAGTTATTCTTGGTCCAACAGGTACTGGAAAAACAGATCTTTCTCTCGAGCTTGCTAAATATCTTCCTGTAGAAATTGTCTCTGTGGATTCCATGCAGGTTTATCAGGGTATGGATATTGGCACTGCAAAACCCTCTTTAGAAGATAGGAAAAGAGCACCTCACCATTTAATAGATATAGTTCCACCAGATTATTTCTTTACTGTTGCAGAGTTTAAAGAGAGGGCTTTAAAAGCTATAGATGAGATATATGAAAGAGGCCATTATCCTCTGCTTGTAGGGGGAACTCCTCTCTACTATAAAGTACTATTTGGAGAATTTTCTATTCCTCATGTTCCTCCTGATTTAGAGTTTAGAAAGAAGATGAGAGAGATAGCAGAAAGAGAAGGGGAATACAAATTATATGAGGAGTTAAAAAAAGTAGATCCTAAGACTGCATCTAAGGTTCATCCAAGAGACTTAAAGAGGATAATTAGAGCTCTTGAGGTATATCACAAAGTTGGTAAACCTATAAGCGAAATAGCAGGAGAGAAAAAGGAAGATAGATTTTTTGTCTCTAAAATAGGTCTCTATATGCCAAGAGAGTTACATTATAAGATCTTAGAGCAAAGAGTTGATAAAATGATTGAAAAGGGATTGATTGATGAAGTTAGAAACCTTTATTTGAAAGGCATAGATGAGCGTTTTGTTTCTATGCAAGGTATAGGTTATAAAGAGTTATTAAAATATTTGAAAGGAGAACTTACTCTTGAAGAGAGCATAGATCTTATAAAAAAGAGAACAAAAGAGTTTGTAAAAAGACAATATACATGGTTTAAAAAGTATAAGGATATTCATTGGTTTGATGTTTCTCAATATTCTCTTTCACAACTTGCTAAATTAGTTTATAATACCATAATAAACGATTGGGAGAGTCAAGGTTATAGATATCAAGATCAGGAAGGAGTGGATAAAGTTAATGATTAA
- a CDS encoding LL-diaminopimelate aminotransferase, whose amino-acid sequence MIKRAKRIENLPPYLFARIDQLKEEAIKRGIDVISLGIGDPDQPTPMPVVQKLCEEALNPENHRYPSYEGLLEYRKAVADWYKYRFNVELDPKREVLSLIGSKEGLVHMIWGLVDKGDIVLCPDPGYPVYRISTLLAEGEPYSIPLKIENRFLPKWEDIPSDIAKRAKVMFLNYPSNPTGAVIDKKGLEEAVRFAKEYDIVILYDNAYSEITFDGFVAPSILEVDGAKDIAVEFSSLSKTFNMTGWRIGYAVGNADLISILSTVKTNVDSGVFQAIQYAAIEALNNLRDFPKESVKIYQKRRDMVLDAFKGMGVDILPPKGTFYVWVPVPEGFTSTDFAAFLLEEIGVLVVPGIGYGEYGEGYIRISTTINENRLIEALKRVKEFFGRDDWKSKKPSLLLK is encoded by the coding sequence ATGATTAAGAGAGCAAAAAGGATTGAAAATCTACCACCATATTTATTTGCTCGCATAGATCAATTAAAAGAGGAAGCTATAAAAAGAGGAATTGATGTGATTAGTCTTGGAATTGGTGATCCTGACCAACCTACTCCAATGCCTGTAGTACAAAAATTATGTGAAGAAGCATTAAATCCTGAAAATCATAGGTATCCTTCCTACGAAGGTTTATTAGAATATCGTAAAGCAGTGGCAGATTGGTATAAATATAGGTTTAATGTGGAGTTAGACCCTAAAAGAGAGGTATTATCTCTCATAGGTTCTAAAGAGGGATTAGTACATATGATATGGGGACTTGTAGATAAAGGAGACATAGTCCTATGTCCGGATCCTGGTTATCCTGTTTATAGAATTTCCACCTTACTTGCTGAGGGAGAACCTTATTCCATACCGCTTAAAATTGAGAATAGGTTTCTTCCCAAATGGGAAGATATTCCATCGGATATTGCTAAGAGAGCTAAGGTTATGTTCTTGAATTATCCTAGTAATCCTACTGGGGCAGTAATAGATAAAAAAGGATTGGAAGAAGCTGTAAGATTTGCAAAAGAGTATGATATCGTCATTTTATATGATAATGCGTATTCAGAGATAACTTTTGATGGATTTGTAGCTCCCTCTATCCTTGAGGTTGACGGGGCTAAGGACATTGCTGTAGAGTTTAGCTCTCTTTCAAAGACCTTCAATATGACTGGATGGAGAATAGGTTATGCGGTGGGTAATGCAGATTTAATTTCCATTCTTTCTACAGTTAAAACTAATGTGGATTCAGGTGTTTTTCAGGCAATACAGTATGCTGCTATTGAGGCTTTAAATAATTTAAGAGACTTTCCAAAAGAAAGTGTAAAAATTTATCAAAAAAGAAGAGATATGGTACTTGATGCTTTTAAAGGTATGGGGGTTGACATACTACCCCCAAAGGGTACTTTTTATGTTTGGGTTCCTGTTCCTGAAGGGTTTACCTCTACTGATTTTGCGGCATTTCTTTTAGAGGAGATTGGAGTACTTGTAGTGCCTGGTATTGGTTATGGAGAATATGGAGAAGGATATATAAGAATCTCAACTACTATAAATGAGAATAGGTTAATTGAAGCTCTGAAAAGAGTTAAAGAATTTTTTGGGAGGGATGATTGGAAATCGAAAAAGCCATCCTTGTTGCTAAAGTAA
- the hflX gene encoding GTPase HflX codes for MEIEKAILVAKVSDLEELEELKLLSKTAGVKVQKVLLFGGDPDPASFLRSGKLEELKYLVIEERADLVIFSNDLTPVQLRNLEKEIPTKIIDRTMLILDIFAQHARTKEGKIQVELAQLEYLLPRLVGRGEALSRLGGGIGTRGPGETKLEIDRRKIRRRIYALKRELEDIKKEREIQRKKRLNLPQVALVGYTNAGKSTLFNLLTGANVLVEDLLFATLDPTVRKINFRNNWEVLISDTVGFIRNLPEELLTAFRATLEEIYYVDLILHVIDVSDKNFRKQIEVVESVLEEMGIEEKPIIRVYNKIDLLTKEEIRYLRQELDYRPSVFISAKERIGIERLKDLIVSELLKGVRRYKINIPYDKYNVFQKYKGKLYIEEENYREDFVEIKARIPKEYRKLLEELR; via the coding sequence TTGGAAATCGAAAAAGCCATCCTTGTTGCTAAAGTAAGTGATTTAGAAGAATTAGAAGAACTTAAATTACTTTCTAAAACTGCAGGAGTAAAAGTACAAAAGGTCTTGCTTTTTGGTGGAGATCCTGATCCTGCTTCGTTTTTAAGAAGTGGTAAATTAGAAGAATTGAAATATTTGGTTATAGAAGAAAGAGCAGATTTAGTTATATTTAGCAATGATCTAACGCCTGTGCAACTACGGAATTTAGAGAAGGAAATACCTACGAAGATAATAGATAGGACAATGTTGATTCTTGATATTTTTGCTCAACATGCAAGAACTAAAGAAGGAAAAATTCAGGTAGAACTTGCACAATTAGAATACTTACTTCCAAGGCTTGTTGGAAGAGGGGAGGCTTTGTCCAGACTTGGAGGAGGTATAGGTACTAGGGGGCCAGGCGAAACTAAGCTTGAGATTGATAGAAGAAAAATTAGAAGGAGGATATATGCTCTAAAAAGAGAATTAGAAGATATAAAGAAAGAAAGGGAGATTCAAAGAAAGAAAAGGCTAAATCTTCCTCAAGTTGCTCTTGTAGGATATACCAATGCTGGAAAGTCAACTCTATTTAATCTGTTAACGGGAGCAAATGTCTTAGTTGAAGATCTGCTATTTGCTACTTTAGATCCTACAGTGAGAAAAATTAATTTTAGGAATAATTGGGAGGTTTTAATATCTGATACTGTTGGTTTTATAAGAAACTTACCTGAAGAGTTATTGACTGCTTTTAGAGCAACTCTTGAAGAGATATACTATGTGGATTTGATACTTCATGTGATAGATGTATCAGACAAGAACTTTAGAAAGCAAATAGAGGTTGTGGAATCTGTCTTAGAGGAAATGGGCATAGAAGAGAAGCCTATAATTAGGGTATATAATAAAATCGACCTTTTAACTAAAGAAGAGATTCGATATTTAAGGCAGGAGTTAGATTATAGACCTTCAGTGTTTATTTCTGCAAAAGAAAGAATAGGGATAGAAAGGTTAAAAGATCTAATCGTAAGTGAACTTCTGAAAGGTGTGAGAAGATATAAGATTAATATCCCCTATGACAAATATAATGTATTTCAGAAATATAAGGGAAAGTTATATATAGAGGAAGAAAATTATAGGGAAGATTTTGTTGAAATAAAAGCTCGAATACCTAAGGAGTATAGAAAATTACTTGAAGAGTTAAGATGA
- a CDS encoding DUF72 domain-containing protein has translation MEILIGTSGWSYSWNPKRDLEWYIENTPFNAIEVNSSFYHFPREKTILKWIEYGHKLRFVIKVHRSITHLYKFSKDAQENWVKFYKLFEPLEPFIDLYLFQIPPSLGSENLSKIIDFHQFTQINDKFAFEPRKIDWFKEEIIEKLKENNITFVSVSAPKLPDEIIVTTNKAYLRFHGKNRWYSYKYTEEELKEYADRIKKLSVDKVYIFFNNDHMLENGLTMCKLLSS, from the coding sequence ATGGAAATTTTAATAGGCACATCAGGATGGAGTTACAGTTGGAATCCTAAAAGAGATTTAGAGTGGTACATAGAAAACACTCCTTTTAACGCCATTGAAGTTAATAGCAGTTTTTACCATTTTCCTAGAGAAAAGACCATCCTGAAATGGATTGAATATGGTCATAAGTTGAGATTTGTGATAAAAGTACATAGATCTATAACTCATCTTTACAAATTCAGTAAAGATGCCCAAGAAAATTGGGTGAAATTTTACAAACTATTTGAACCTTTAGAACCTTTTATAGATCTTTATCTATTTCAAATTCCTCCTAGTCTAGGATCCGAAAATCTTTCAAAAATAATAGACTTCCATCAATTTACTCAAATAAACGACAAATTTGCCTTTGAACCCAGAAAAATAGATTGGTTTAAAGAAGAGATTATAGAAAAACTAAAAGAAAATAACATAACTTTCGTTTCAGTAAGTGCTCCAAAACTTCCAGATGAGATCATTGTAACAACAAATAAGGCGTATCTAAGATTTCATGGAAAAAACAGATGGTATTCTTATAAATATACAGAAGAAGAGTTAAAAGAATATGCAGACAGGATTAAAAAACTGAGCGTAGACAAAGTTTATATATTCTTCAACAACGATCACATGTTAGAAAACGGCCTAACTATGTGTAAGCTATTGTCATCTTAA
- the rho gene encoding transcription termination factor Rho has translation MSYEDLVLKTRAELVEIARELKIPGYYRMTKEEMIEAISRKLEEGGEISELSKDRVSSVVTEKEEVEEKEATVEEKVEEKKEEKQEQKDKVIIDGFECIYREGYLEITEDGYGFIRKNFKPSDEDVYISASQIKKFGLRYGDLIGGMVRPPKENERWYAILRIDTVNGRDLMHSRQRPKFDDLIPYHPTERLKLETTPDEVDTRLIDLLAPIGKGQRGLIVSPPKAGKTTLLKKIANGISANHKEVKLFILLIDERPEEVTDFRRSVQGEVIGSTFDEPPERHIQVAKLVLERAKRLVEYGEHVVILLDSITRLARAYNWAVPSSGRTLSGGVELAALHHAKEFFGAARNIEDGGSLTILATALIETGSRMDDVIFEEFKGTGNMELVLDRKLADRRIFPAISISRSGTRKEELLYPEDQLRKIWFLRRTLIGQEEGEAIEGLKRMLRETRNNEEFLRVIDGIIKKSNTIRR, from the coding sequence ATGTCTTATGAGGATTTAGTACTCAAAACTAGAGCAGAGTTGGTAGAAATAGCCAGAGAATTAAAAATACCTGGTTATTATCGTATGACGAAAGAAGAAATGATAGAGGCTATTAGTAGGAAGTTAGAAGAGGGGGGAGAAATTTCTGAACTATCTAAAGATAGAGTTTCTTCTGTTGTTACCGAAAAAGAAGAGGTAGAAGAAAAAGAAGCAACTGTTGAGGAAAAAGTTGAAGAAAAAAAGGAAGAAAAGCAGGAGCAAAAGGATAAGGTTATTATTGACGGTTTTGAATGTATATATAGAGAGGGCTATTTGGAAATCACAGAAGATGGTTATGGCTTTATTAGGAAAAATTTTAAGCCCAGTGATGAAGACGTATATATTTCCGCCTCACAGATTAAAAAATTTGGTTTAAGATATGGAGACTTAATTGGAGGAATGGTACGTCCTCCAAAAGAAAATGAAAGATGGTATGCTATTCTAAGAATTGACACTGTAAATGGAAGAGATTTAATGCATTCGAGACAAAGGCCTAAATTTGATGATTTAATTCCTTATCATCCTACTGAAAGATTAAAGCTTGAGACTACTCCTGATGAGGTAGATACGAGACTAATAGATCTTCTTGCTCCTATAGGAAAGGGTCAAAGAGGATTGATTGTTTCTCCACCAAAAGCTGGTAAGACTACTTTATTAAAGAAAATAGCAAATGGAATATCTGCAAATCATAAAGAGGTAAAATTATTTATCCTACTAATAGATGAAAGGCCTGAAGAAGTTACAGATTTCAGAAGATCAGTTCAAGGAGAGGTTATTGGTTCTACTTTTGATGAACCACCTGAGAGGCATATCCAAGTAGCTAAGCTTGTATTAGAGAGAGCTAAGAGGCTTGTAGAGTATGGCGAACATGTGGTAATTTTACTTGACAGTATTACAAGATTAGCAAGAGCTTATAACTGGGCTGTACCTTCTAGTGGTAGGACTCTTTCGGGTGGAGTCGAACTTGCAGCCCTACATCATGCAAAGGAGTTTTTTGGAGCTGCAAGAAATATTGAAGATGGCGGTAGTTTAACTATTCTTGCTACAGCTTTAATAGAAACAGGAAGTAGAATGGATGATGTCATTTTTGAAGAGTTCAAAGGTACTGGAAATATGGAACTGGTTTTAGATAGGAAACTTGCTGATAGAAGAATCTTTCCTGCAATAAGTATATCAAGGTCTGGTACAAGAAAGGAAGAATTATTGTATCCTGAAGATCAGTTAAGAAAGATATGGTTCTTAAGAAGAACCCTAATAGGTCAAGAAGAGGGAGAGGCAATAGAAGGGCTTAAGAGAATGCTTAGAGAGACGAGAAATAATGAAGAATTTTTAAGGGTTATTGACGGAATAATTAAGAAGAGTAATACTATTAGAAGATAG
- a CDS encoding GerMN domain-containing protein codes for MKRIAIRVLISFLLIFIIFLFFFLPLKTKVVLYTYNPDTQNLKKSDSEIETTLAERLIFRDSIYKKVILNLIDESNKNQYHFPIPRGTKLLSLSVKDGIAYVNFSEEFRKNHPGGSLGEILTVYSVVNSLTEFPEIKKVQILIGGAFVETLAGHVDLTSPLEKDLSMVR; via the coding sequence GTGAAAAGAATAGCGATTAGAGTCCTGATTAGTTTTTTGTTAATATTCATTATTTTTTTGTTTTTCTTTCTTCCTTTAAAAACTAAAGTAGTATTATATACTTATAATCCAGACACTCAAAACCTCAAAAAAAGTGACTCTGAAATTGAGACTACTTTAGCCGAAAGGCTAATCTTTAGAGATAGTATTTACAAAAAGGTTATATTGAATTTGATTGATGAGTCAAATAAAAATCAGTATCACTTTCCTATACCGAGAGGTACAAAACTCTTAAGTTTGAGTGTAAAAGATGGTATAGCTTATGTAAATTTTTCAGAGGAATTTAGGAAGAATCATCCAGGAGGAAGTTTAGGAGAGATCTTAACAGTATATAGTGTTGTTAATTCATTAACTGAATTTCCTGAAATTAAAAAGGTCCAAATACTTATTGGAGGAGCCTTTGTCGAGACTCTAGCTGGACATGTTGATCTTACCTCTCCTTTAGAAAAAGATTTATCTATGGTTAGATAG
- a CDS encoding metallophosphoesterase family protein — protein sequence MRVGVISDIHSNLPALERVYKNLEGEVDEIYFLGDIVGYGPFPNECVDYLKKFSFKVIGNHDAAVAGIRSYDDFNEYARFAIDWTKENISIENIEKLKNLPQIKELEDLYLVHGSLRDPLDEYLINYYSVFANFELMEKNIAFFGHTHLAGVFIFSEKEKEIYYVSFINEGKLKLERGHKYLINPGSVGQPRDGNWKSSYVVYDTKSKVIEFYRVEYNLESLQKYMKMLGFPRHLWERLQYGR from the coding sequence ATGAGGGTTGGCGTAATATCTGATATACATAGTAATTTGCCTGCTCTTGAGAGAGTATATAAAAATCTTGAAGGCGAAGTTGATGAAATATATTTTCTTGGGGATATAGTTGGATATGGGCCTTTTCCTAATGAGTGCGTAGATTATCTGAAAAAATTTAGTTTTAAAGTAATTGGTAATCATGATGCTGCTGTGGCTGGTATAAGGAGTTATGATGATTTTAATGAATATGCAAGATTTGCTATTGATTGGACAAAGGAAAATATTTCTATTGAGAATATCGAAAAGTTAAAAAATTTACCTCAAATAAAAGAATTAGAAGACCTATATCTTGTACATGGTAGTTTAAGAGATCCATTAGATGAGTATCTCATTAACTACTATTCTGTTTTTGCAAATTTTGAGTTAATGGAGAAAAATATTGCTTTTTTTGGACATACGCATCTTGCTGGTGTTTTTATCTTTTCTGAAAAAGAGAAGGAGATTTATTATGTAAGTTTTATAAATGAGGGAAAGCTAAAATTAGAAAGAGGTCATAAATACTTGATAAATCCTGGAAGTGTAGGACAACCAAGAGATGGTAATTGGAAATCAAGTTATGTAGTCTATGATACAAAGTCAAAGGTTATAGAATTTTACAGAGTAGAATATAATTTGGAGAGTTTGCAGAAGTATATGAAAATGTTAGGATTTCCTAGACACTTGTGGGAGAGATTGCAATACGGGAGGTGA
- the yfcE gene encoding phosphodiesterase codes for MKLLVMSDTHGDISFWEHVRNFVEESDYIIHAGDVLYHGPRNPLPSGYNPPKLAELINNSKPFFIAKGNCDAEVDQLVLSYPIASPYILLYFDPLKILVTHGEDKEEKDLWNMAEKYDVNVLIFGHIHTPVLKKEKNRILLNPGSPSLPKVPHKTIALIDGKKISILDIINKKELYSLEV; via the coding sequence ATGAAACTTTTAGTAATGAGTGATACTCACGGAGATATTAGTTTTTGGGAACATGTTAGAAATTTTGTAGAGGAAAGTGATTACATAATCCATGCTGGAGATGTTCTTTATCATGGCCCAAGAAATCCACTTCCTTCAGGATATAATCCTCCTAAGCTTGCTGAGTTAATAAATAATTCTAAGCCCTTCTTTATAGCTAAAGGAAATTGTGATGCTGAAGTAGATCAGCTAGTTTTAAGTTATCCTATAGCATCTCCCTACATATTACTCTACTTTGACCCACTAAAGATTTTAGTGACTCATGGGGAGGATAAAGAAGAAAAAGATCTTTGGAATATGGCGGAAAAATATGACGTAAATGTCTTGATTTTTGGGCATATACATACTCCTGTTTTGAAGAAAGAAAAAAATAGAATACTTTTAAATCCAGGAAGTCCCTCTCTTCCAAAAGTTCCTCATAAGACTATTGCCTTAATAGATGGTAAAAAAATATCAATTCTAGATATAATCAATAAAAAAGAGCTTTATTCTTTAGAGGTGTAG
- the tig gene encoding trigger factor: protein MPINESSFKYEIEKLQGSRIKVNVEVDAKEREQSLERAYKNLVKRYQVPGFRKGYTPRPVLEKYLGSEAFEDEAIRIVARDILNMILKNEKLTPLQDPYFDLLPEGWKENENLKFSIVIEIPPEFKLGNYKGFSIKREKIEVSEEEVDRVIEQIELQLSKLNSVEDGSVEKGDVVYLEREKEDGTQLPPLWFTLNGQMLPDLEEKLIGMKVGEEKIIEVNFPEDFYEKEIAGQTLPLKWRVKKIWRYEKPDEETFLQKVNANSLEEFRERVKESIREERERLEKDRLFAEILDKILETTELDPPLSYVHYLAENILKEFLSELNKKGLNLEDYLAQRGINRDEFVNNVIEDARRRIKIEMILDKIAEVENIDVSEEEVENVIKEIAENEGKDYKEIRRELEREGTINTLKRNMLREKVREFLIKENVVEEE, encoded by the coding sequence ATGCCAATTAATGAATCAAGTTTCAAATATGAGATAGAAAAACTTCAAGGAAGCAGAATAAAAGTAAACGTAGAGGTAGATGCAAAAGAAAGAGAGCAGAGTTTAGAAAGGGCTTATAAAAATTTAGTAAAAAGATATCAGGTTCCTGGTTTTAGGAAGGGTTATACACCTCGTCCTGTACTTGAAAAGTACTTGGGTAGTGAGGCTTTTGAGGATGAGGCAATAAGAATAGTTGCGAGAGATATTTTAAATATGATTCTTAAAAACGAAAAACTCACACCTTTACAAGATCCTTATTTTGATTTGTTACCTGAAGGTTGGAAAGAAAACGAAAATTTGAAATTCTCTATTGTGATTGAGATACCCCCTGAATTTAAGCTTGGGAATTATAAGGGCTTTTCAATAAAGAGAGAAAAAATTGAGGTTTCAGAAGAAGAGGTTGATAGAGTAATAGAACAAATTGAACTTCAACTCAGTAAGTTAAATTCTGTGGAAGATGGAAGTGTAGAAAAAGGTGACGTGGTTTATCTTGAAAGGGAAAAAGAAGATGGTACTCAGCTTCCGCCTTTATGGTTTACTCTTAATGGGCAGATGCTACCAGATTTAGAAGAGAAGTTAATTGGAATGAAGGTAGGGGAAGAGAAAATTATAGAAGTGAATTTTCCTGAAGATTTTTATGAGAAGGAAATTGCTGGACAGACCTTGCCTTTAAAATGGAGAGTTAAGAAGATTTGGAGATATGAAAAACCCGACGAAGAAACTTTTCTTCAGAAAGTAAATGCGAATTCTTTAGAGGAGTTTAGAGAAAGAGTGAAAGAAAGTATTAGAGAAGAGAGAGAAAGACTAGAGAAAGATAGGCTTTTTGCAGAGATACTGGATAAGATATTGGAGACTACCGAACTTGATCCTCCTCTAAGTTATGTGCATTATTTGGCAGAAAATATATTGAAAGAATTTCTTAGCGAACTAAATAAAAAAGGCTTAAATTTGGAAGACTATCTTGCCCAAAGGGGTATTAATAGAGATGAATTTGTAAACAATGTAATAGAGGATGCAAGGAGAAGAATTAAAATAGAAATGATTCTTGATAAAATTGCTGAGGTTGAGAACATTGATGTTTCTGAAGAAGAAGTAGAAAATGTGATAAAAGAAATTGCAGAAAATGAGGGTAAGGATTATAAAGAAATTAGAAGAGAGTTAGAGAGGGAAGGTACAATTAACACTTTAAAAAGAAATATGCTTAGAGAAAAAGTGAGGGAATTTTTGATAAAAGAAAATGTTGTAGAGGAGGAATGA